In the Parasphingorhabdus halotolerans genome, TTGGGGAAGATTAAATGCAAAAATTGACCATTGTCGCTTCACTGGCCACCCTGTTGAGCACGATACCCGCCATCGCTCAGGAAGCCGAGAAACCGGAATTCCCCAGCCCCAATGAAATTGTCGACAAAGCCGCGCCGGAGCAATGGCGGGCGATTGCGGCGAGCGATTTGCTGGTGATGCAGCTAGTGCCCGATGCGGCGGGCAAAGACCGCCGCGTGGTCATCCAGCTGATGCCGGAACCCTTCTCGCAAGGCTGGATCCGCAATATCCGCAAGCTGGCGGCCGCGAACTGGTGGGACGGCACCAGCATCAACCGGGTGCAGGACAACTATGTCGTGCAATGGGGCGATGCGAGTGAGGAAAAGGCGCTGCCGGAGGGTTTGGAGACTGTGCCGGAAAGTGAGTATACTTCGACTTACAATGCTGGATTGTTTGATTTTGTATGGCGATATGATGGGCGGCAAAAGGCAGAATTCACAGAAATCCCTAGGCCCTCCTTAGTATCAGAGGCAAACAAAGCACCGCCACCAAATTTCGGTGATATTTTTGATGCGGTTGGCTTTATTGGTAGTATGCCGATCGCTATGACATATAGTCGTCAGGTCGAGTATCGTGTAGGCCGTGTAAACAAACCAAACCAAATATGGCCCGTCCACTGCTACGGTATGGTCGGCGTTGGCCGCAACTTGTCCCCCGATACCGGAAGCGGCGCGGAGCTCTACACCGTGATCGGCCATGCGCCGCGGCATCTGGATCGCAATATTGCCGTGGTCGGGCGCATTATCGAAGGTATCGAGCATCTCTCCAGCCTGCCGCGCGGAACCGGGCCTTTGGGCTTTTATGAAA is a window encoding:
- a CDS encoding peptidylprolyl isomerase; amino-acid sequence: MQKLTIVASLATLLSTIPAIAQEAEKPEFPSPNEIVDKAAPEQWRAIAASDLLVMQLVPDAAGKDRRVVIQLMPEPFSQGWIRNIRKLAAANWWDGTSINRVQDNYVVQWGDASEEKALPEGLETVPESEYTSTYNAGLFDFVWRYDGRQKAEFTEIPRPSLVSEANKAPPPNFGDIFDAVGFIGSMPIAMTYSRQVEYRVGRVNKPNQIWPVHCYGMVGVGRNLSPDTGSGAELYTVIGHAPRHLDRNIAVVGRIIEGIEHLSSLPRGTGPLGFYETADERVPIQSIRLVSDLPTADQPRFEYLSTEGETFAQYADARANRRDPFFIMPAGGADICNIPVPVRRVKGE